From Candidatus Amoebophilus asiaticus 5a2, the proteins below share one genomic window:
- a CDS encoding helix-turn-helix domain-containing protein: MIHRGQIVEKVVRRSGFSLTKLAAKLEISRNTLYNKFNNANLSYRLIQEIGQAIHYDFSLDFPEMPKEEYATGIKNNGLISIEIKYSNLLEKHIKLLELLVKVANEAEVHSLKQELNKFIREIMQDNHNI, translated from the coding sequence ATGATTCATAGAGGACAAATAGTCGAAAAGGTCGTTAGAAGAAGTGGTTTTTCACTTACCAAACTAGCTGCCAAGTTAGAGATCAGCCGTAATACGCTTTACAATAAATTCAATAACGCCAATTTAAGTTACCGTCTCATTCAGGAAATTGGTCAGGCAATCCATTATGACTTTTCTCTTGATTTTCCTGAAATGCCAAAAGAAGAGTATGCAACAGGGATAAAAAATAATGGCTTAATAAGCATTGAAATTAAATATTCTAATTTGCTCGAAAAGCATATCAAGCTACTTGAGCTACTTGTAAAAGTCGCCAATGAGGCCGAAGTTCATTCCTTGAAACAAGAACTTAACAAGTTTATACGAGAAATTATGCAGGATAACCATAATATATAG
- a CDS encoding Rpn family recombination-promoting nuclease/putative transposase, which translates to MPKKEKNDLSNPHDLLVKATLSHPEAIQEFAKAYFPADILKRVDLPSLKLTNKSYVTEELREFHNDLVFSFTIDKQPGYAFFVLEHQSTPDPLMALRFVKYNIALIEEYIKEKGEKTPWPIIVNICLYHNANEKPYPYSTSVYDLFKDPLTAKALEMFTKFYLADLNSTPNEVLEQHGSIGLMEKLLKYSRHRDIFNVIEKELKRSKGYLIVRGDYWKTILIYSSYVIGQEEKSEKDLVSLFKEVLSKNEEEIMITIAQTIEERGEMRGKRREKIAIAKNMLKKGCEISFIEEITGLSRKDIEKLKQE; encoded by the coding sequence ATGCCTAAAAAAGAAAAAAACGATCTTTCAAATCCTCATGATTTGCTGGTTAAAGCAACGCTCTCTCATCCCGAGGCTATACAAGAATTTGCTAAAGCTTATTTCCCTGCTGATATTCTAAAAAGAGTTGACTTGCCTTCTTTAAAGCTTACTAATAAGAGTTATGTCACCGAAGAGCTACGTGAGTTTCACAATGATTTGGTTTTTTCTTTTACCATAGATAAGCAGCCAGGATACGCTTTTTTTGTTCTGGAGCACCAATCGACCCCTGACCCTCTAATGGCCTTACGCTTTGTTAAATATAATATAGCTTTAATAGAAGAGTATATAAAAGAAAAAGGTGAGAAAACTCCCTGGCCTATTATTGTCAATATCTGTCTGTATCACAACGCCAATGAAAAACCTTATCCTTATTCTACCTCTGTTTATGATCTGTTTAAAGATCCTTTAACAGCTAAAGCTTTAGAGATGTTTACTAAGTTCTATTTAGCAGATTTAAACAGTACTCCTAATGAAGTTTTAGAGCAGCACGGTAGTATTGGCTTGATGGAAAAGCTGTTAAAATATAGCCGCCATAGGGATATTTTTAATGTGATTGAGAAAGAACTGAAACGAAGTAAAGGCTATTTAATTGTGCGAGGGGATTACTGGAAAACCATCTTGATCTACTCGAGCTATGTAATTGGTCAAGAAGAGAAATCTGAAAAAGATTTGGTATCTTTGTTTAAAGAAGTATTATCTAAAAACGAGGAGGAAATTATGATAACCATTGCACAAACTATAGAAGAAAGAGGTGAAATGAGAGGCAAAAGAAGAGAAAAAATAGCTATAGCTAAAAATATGCTTAAGAAAGGTTGTGAAATAAGCTTTATTGAGGAAATAACAGGACTTAGCCGGAAAGATATTGAAAAGCTTAAGCAAGAATAA